A single genomic interval of Vicia villosa cultivar HV-30 ecotype Madison, WI unplaced genomic scaffold, Vvil1.0 ctg.000010F_1_1, whole genome shotgun sequence harbors:
- the LOC131621606 gene encoding ARM REPEAT PROTEIN INTERACTING WITH ABF2-like isoform X1 has product MDRKLTLKRKFDFTEDDESTVDVLHETSSLADDITKRVDRINSVSLSSDQDIGAAQNDLCFLSGYAKDEDIVDLMVVCGVVPTMVKVLDMVSNRGELDANTYDVEKDCVSILGHLAVKPENQQLIVDAGALPCLVELLMRPKAPGVSQALFSRLLGRVADAITNLAHENINIKTLVRLEGGIPPLVDLLESNDKKVQRAAAGALRTLAFQNAENKDQVVDLAQQLTMVDSFVIVAYKNIKLQIVECDALPTLVLMLGSEDPAIHYEAVGVIGNLVHSSPEIKKEVLLAEALQPVICLLSSPCLETQREAALLIGQFATTDSDCKIHIAQRGAINPLIKMLKSPDLQLREMSTFALGRLAQDSHNQAGIAYNGGIEPLLNLLATKNASVQHNAAFALYALADNEDNVPLIIKADGLQKLQDGHFSVLPTRECVAKMLKRLEEKMEGRVLKQMLHLMRSGEKVVQKRVALALAHLCSADDRKTIFIDNNGLELLLEHLESSNKKQKREASAALHAMATKGIGASIVDLAPTSPTSQVYLGEQYVNNPLLSDVTFLVEGKIFYAHKVCLVSSIIFRAMFDGGYREKEAKDIEIPNIKWNVFELMMRFIYTGTVEVDLEVAPDLLKAADQYLLDGLKRICESVISKDISVENVSLMYVMSDTYNATTLKYSCILFILEQFDNLSSKPWYCRFIRCIKPDIWNFFWTLLITSKQAD; this is encoded by the exons ATGGATCGCAAGTTAACTTTGAAGAGGAAATTTGATTTCACTGAAGACGATGAATCAACCGTCGACGTTCTTCATGAAACCTCTAGCCTCGCCGACGATATTACTAAACGCGTAGATCGGATAAACTCGGTTTCTTTGTCGTCCGATCAAGATATCGGTGCTGCTCAAAATGATCTCTGTTTTCTTTCCGGATACGCTAAAGATG AGGACATTGTGGATCTTATGGTAGTTTGTGGTGTTGTTCCCACTATGGTGAAGGTTTTGGATATGGTGTCTAATAGAGGTGAATTAGATGCTAATACTTACGATGTGGAAAAAGATTGTGTCTCTATCCTTGGTCATCTTGCTGTCAAG CCGGAGAATCAGCAACTCATTGTTGATGCTGGAGCTTTGCCTTGTCTTGTGGAATTGTTGATGAGACCTAAAGCCCCTGGTGTTTCTCAAGCACTTTTTTCTCGTCTTCTTGGGAGAGTAGCTGATGCAATAACCAATCTTGCCCATGAAAATATCAACATCAAGACCCTTGTCAG GTTGGAAGGTGGCATCCCTCCTCTTGTTGATTTGCTTGAATCCAATGATAAAAAGGTACAGAGAGCTGCTGCAGGGGCTTTAAGAACTCTTGCATTTCAAAATGCTGAGAATAAAGACCAGGTAGTTGATTTGGCACAACAACTTACTATGGTGGATTCTTTTGTAATAGTTGCTTACAAGAATATAAAATTGCAGATTGTTGAATGCGATGCATTGCCCACTCTTGTACTAATGCTTGGATCAGAGGATCCTGCAATACATTATGAGGCG GTTGGTGTGATTGGAAATCTTGTCCATTCTTCGCCTGAAATTAAGAAAGAAGTTCTTCTAGCCGAGGCTTTACAACCAGTTATTTGCCTGCTAAG TTCCCCCTGTTTGGAGACCCAAAGAGAAGCAGCTCTTTTAATCGGTCAATTTGCCACAACAGATTCAGATTGCAAG attcacattgccCAAAGAGGTGCTATAAACCCTTTAATCAAAATGCTTAAGTCTCCAGATTTACAACTTAGGGAAATGTCAACTTTTGCACTTGGGAGGTTGGCACAG GACTCACACAATCAAGCTGGCATTGCTTACAATGGAGGTATAGAGCCCCTCCTTAATCTTCTTGCTACTAAGAACGCTTCTGTCCAACACAATGCAGCTTTTGCTCTTTATGCTCTTGCTGATAATGAG GACAATGTTCCTCTTATTATTAAAGCCGATGGTTTACAAAAACTGCAGGATGGACATTTCAGTGTTCTA CCTACTCGAGAGTGTGTAGCAAAGATGTTAAAAAGATTGGAAGAGAAGATGGAAGGGCGA GTACTGAAGCAAATGTTGCATCTTATGCGATCTGGGGAAAAGGTTGTTCAAAAACGTGTAGCTCTTGCTCTAGCACATTTATGTTCTGCCGATGATCGTAAAACTATTTTCATTGACAATAATG GATTAGAATTGCTGTTGGAACATCTTGAATCTTCAAACAAAAAGCAGAAGCGTGAAGCCTCTGCAGCGCTTCACGCAATGGCTACCAAAGGAATAGGTGCCTCTATTGTTGATCTTGCGCCTACATCACCAACTTCCCAG GTTTACTTGGGTGAGCAATATGTAAACAATCCACTACTTTCTGATGTCACATTCTTAGTTGAAG GCAAAATCTTTTATGCTCATAAAGTTTGTTTAGTTTCATCTATTATATTTCGTGCAATGTTTGATGGGGGTTACAGG GAAAAGGAAGCCAAGGATATAGAGATTCCAAATATTAAATGGAATGTCTTTGAGTTGATGATGAG ATTTATATACACTGGAACAGTAGAAGTTGATTTGGAAGTTGCCCCGGACCTCCTTAAAGCTGCAGATCAATATCTGCTCGACGGTCTTAAGCGTATTTGTGAATCTGTTATTTCTAAG GATATTTCTGTGGAAAATGTTTCTCTAATGTATGTGATGTCAGACACTTATAATGCTACAACGTTAAAATATTCATGCATACTCTTTATCTTGGAGCAATTTGATAACTTGAGCTCCAAACCATG GTATTGTCGCTTTATCCGTTGCATTAAGCCGGACATTTGGAACTTCTTCTGGACCTTACTTATCACTTCTAAACAAGCTGACTAG
- the LOC131621606 gene encoding ARM REPEAT PROTEIN INTERACTING WITH ABF2-like isoform X2, giving the protein MDRKLTLKRKFDFTEDDESTVDVLHETSSLADDITKRVDRINSVSLSSDQDIGAAQNDLCFLSGYAKDEDIVDLMVVCGVVPTMVKVLDMVSNRGELDANTYDVEKDCVSILGHLAVKPENQQLIVDAGALPCLVELLMRPKAPGVSQALFSRLLGRVADAITNLAHENINIKTLVRLEGGIPPLVDLLESNDKKVQRAAAGALRTLAFQNAENKDQIVECDALPTLVLMLGSEDPAIHYEAVGVIGNLVHSSPEIKKEVLLAEALQPVICLLSSPCLETQREAALLIGQFATTDSDCKIHIAQRGAINPLIKMLKSPDLQLREMSTFALGRLAQDSHNQAGIAYNGGIEPLLNLLATKNASVQHNAAFALYALADNEDNVPLIIKADGLQKLQDGHFSVLPTRECVAKMLKRLEEKMEGRVLKQMLHLMRSGEKVVQKRVALALAHLCSADDRKTIFIDNNGLELLLEHLESSNKKQKREASAALHAMATKGIGASIVDLAPTSPTSQVYLGEQYVNNPLLSDVTFLVEGKIFYAHKVCLVSSIIFRAMFDGGYREKEAKDIEIPNIKWNVFELMMRFIYTGTVEVDLEVAPDLLKAADQYLLDGLKRICESVISKDISVENVSLMYVMSDTYNATTLKYSCILFILEQFDNLSSKPWYCRFIRCIKPDIWNFFWTLLITSKQAD; this is encoded by the exons ATGGATCGCAAGTTAACTTTGAAGAGGAAATTTGATTTCACTGAAGACGATGAATCAACCGTCGACGTTCTTCATGAAACCTCTAGCCTCGCCGACGATATTACTAAACGCGTAGATCGGATAAACTCGGTTTCTTTGTCGTCCGATCAAGATATCGGTGCTGCTCAAAATGATCTCTGTTTTCTTTCCGGATACGCTAAAGATG AGGACATTGTGGATCTTATGGTAGTTTGTGGTGTTGTTCCCACTATGGTGAAGGTTTTGGATATGGTGTCTAATAGAGGTGAATTAGATGCTAATACTTACGATGTGGAAAAAGATTGTGTCTCTATCCTTGGTCATCTTGCTGTCAAG CCGGAGAATCAGCAACTCATTGTTGATGCTGGAGCTTTGCCTTGTCTTGTGGAATTGTTGATGAGACCTAAAGCCCCTGGTGTTTCTCAAGCACTTTTTTCTCGTCTTCTTGGGAGAGTAGCTGATGCAATAACCAATCTTGCCCATGAAAATATCAACATCAAGACCCTTGTCAG GTTGGAAGGTGGCATCCCTCCTCTTGTTGATTTGCTTGAATCCAATGATAAAAAGGTACAGAGAGCTGCTGCAGGGGCTTTAAGAACTCTTGCATTTCAAAATGCTGAGAATAAAGACCAG ATTGTTGAATGCGATGCATTGCCCACTCTTGTACTAATGCTTGGATCAGAGGATCCTGCAATACATTATGAGGCG GTTGGTGTGATTGGAAATCTTGTCCATTCTTCGCCTGAAATTAAGAAAGAAGTTCTTCTAGCCGAGGCTTTACAACCAGTTATTTGCCTGCTAAG TTCCCCCTGTTTGGAGACCCAAAGAGAAGCAGCTCTTTTAATCGGTCAATTTGCCACAACAGATTCAGATTGCAAG attcacattgccCAAAGAGGTGCTATAAACCCTTTAATCAAAATGCTTAAGTCTCCAGATTTACAACTTAGGGAAATGTCAACTTTTGCACTTGGGAGGTTGGCACAG GACTCACACAATCAAGCTGGCATTGCTTACAATGGAGGTATAGAGCCCCTCCTTAATCTTCTTGCTACTAAGAACGCTTCTGTCCAACACAATGCAGCTTTTGCTCTTTATGCTCTTGCTGATAATGAG GACAATGTTCCTCTTATTATTAAAGCCGATGGTTTACAAAAACTGCAGGATGGACATTTCAGTGTTCTA CCTACTCGAGAGTGTGTAGCAAAGATGTTAAAAAGATTGGAAGAGAAGATGGAAGGGCGA GTACTGAAGCAAATGTTGCATCTTATGCGATCTGGGGAAAAGGTTGTTCAAAAACGTGTAGCTCTTGCTCTAGCACATTTATGTTCTGCCGATGATCGTAAAACTATTTTCATTGACAATAATG GATTAGAATTGCTGTTGGAACATCTTGAATCTTCAAACAAAAAGCAGAAGCGTGAAGCCTCTGCAGCGCTTCACGCAATGGCTACCAAAGGAATAGGTGCCTCTATTGTTGATCTTGCGCCTACATCACCAACTTCCCAG GTTTACTTGGGTGAGCAATATGTAAACAATCCACTACTTTCTGATGTCACATTCTTAGTTGAAG GCAAAATCTTTTATGCTCATAAAGTTTGTTTAGTTTCATCTATTATATTTCGTGCAATGTTTGATGGGGGTTACAGG GAAAAGGAAGCCAAGGATATAGAGATTCCAAATATTAAATGGAATGTCTTTGAGTTGATGATGAG ATTTATATACACTGGAACAGTAGAAGTTGATTTGGAAGTTGCCCCGGACCTCCTTAAAGCTGCAGATCAATATCTGCTCGACGGTCTTAAGCGTATTTGTGAATCTGTTATTTCTAAG GATATTTCTGTGGAAAATGTTTCTCTAATGTATGTGATGTCAGACACTTATAATGCTACAACGTTAAAATATTCATGCATACTCTTTATCTTGGAGCAATTTGATAACTTGAGCTCCAAACCATG GTATTGTCGCTTTATCCGTTGCATTAAGCCGGACATTTGGAACTTCTTCTGGACCTTACTTATCACTTCTAAACAAGCTGACTAG